One stretch of Bombus terrestris chromosome 5, iyBomTerr1.2, whole genome shotgun sequence DNA includes these proteins:
- the LOC100648886 gene encoding FGGY carbohydrate kinase domain-containing protein isoform X1 yields the protein MDYYVGVDVGTGSARAALVSSTGKILKMTTCPLEIFHPAPNFYEQSSDNIWSAVCHVVKSVVADISAEYVRGIGFAATCSLVAIDKTGSPVTVSPTGEDKQNVILWMDHRAQKEADFINEQNHEMLQYVGGKVSLEMQTPKMLWLKNNLPSSWNRAALLFDLPDFLTWKATDSESRSLCSLVCKWNYSAGPDGNNKWDEEFFEQIHLKDLKKDNWRKIGNDVRTPGHRVDQGLSAKAASELGLLKRTAVGTSLIDAHAGGLGMIGCRVPGVSPKLQSRLALICGTSTCHMIVNEKKLFVSGVWGPYFSAMVPGMWLSEGGQSATGKLLDHIIDTHPATPGILKSLSGNKHIQQYLSELLQTIADQKNLENVSYLTKDIHIWPDFHGNRSPLADPALKGMISGLSLSVDHENLALLYLATIQALTYGTKYILETLEAAGHKVETLLVCGGLSQNPLFTQIQADVLGLPVLCPIEKESVLIGAAILGSYAAGRFNTVYDATQTMGGSANIVKPKNECYKYHLQKYRVFRRMVQDQIDYREIMSKEFL from the exons ATGGATTACTATGTGGGTGTTGATGTAGGAACAGGAAGTGCTCGAGCTGCTCTAGTGTCTTCCACAGGAAAGATACTGAAAATGACGACATGCCCACTTGAAATTTTCCACCCCGCTcctaatttttatgaacaatcaTCTGATAATATTTGGAGTGCAGTTTGCCATGTAGTAAAG TCAGTTGTAGCTGATATCTCTGCAGAATATGTACGGGGTATTGGCTTTGCTGCTACTTGTTCATTGGTAGCAATTGACAAAACAGGATCACCAGTCACAGTTAGTCCAACAG gtGAAGATAAACAGAATGTTATATTATGGATGGACCATAGAGCACAGAAAGAAGctgattttataaatgaacaGAATCACGAGATGCTTCAGTATGTAGGTGGGAAAGTATCGTTAGAGATGCAAACACCCAAAATGTTGTGGCTCAAAAATAATCTACCTTCATCTTGGAACCGCGCAGCACTGCTATTTGATCTGCCTGATTTCTTAACCTGGAAGGCTACAGATTCTGAATCAAG ATCTCTATGCTCTTTAGTATGCAAGTGGAACTATAGCGCTGGTCCTGATGGTAACAATAAATGGGACGAAGAATTCTTTgaacaaattcatttaaaagATCTTAAGAAAGATAATTGGAGGAAAATAG GTAATGATGTGAGGACTCCGGGCCATCGGGTTGACCAAGGATTGTCGGCAAAAGCTGCTTCTGAATTGGGACTCCTAAAACGTACAGCTGTGGGAACATCCCTTATTGATGCACATGCTGGAGGACTCGGTATGATAGGCTGTCGTGTACCCGGTGTATCCCCTAAATTACAAAGTAGATTAG CATTAATTTGTGGCACATCAACTTGCCATATGATAGTTAATGAGAAGAAACTTTTTGTTAGTGGCGTTTGGGGGCCATATTTCAGTGCCATGGTTCCAGGAATGTGGTTGAGCGAAGGGGGGCAAAGTGCAACTGGAAAATTACTCGACCATATAATTGATACCCATCCCGCAACGCCAGGGATTTTGAAAAGCTTAAGTGGCAATAA ACACATACAGCAATATTTGTCTGAATTATTGCAAACGATAGCTGATCAAAAGAATTTGGAAAATGTTTCATACTTAACAAAAGATATTCATATATGGCCTGACTTTCACGGAAATCGATCTCCTTTAGCTGATCCGGCTCTGAAAGGGATG ATTTCAGGACTCTCTCTATCCGTTGATCATGAAAACTTGGCACTATTATACTTGGCAACGATACAAGCTTTAAcg taTGGTACGAAGTATATTTTGGAAACGTTAGAAGCTGCCGGCCACAAAGTAGAGACTTTATTAGTTTGCGGTGGTCTAAGCCAAAATCCACTATTTACCCAAATACAGGCGGATGTATTAGGTTTACCTGTACTATGTCCTATAGAAAAAGAATCAGTACTGATAGGAGCTGCGATTCTTGGATCCTATGCAGCTGGAAGGTTCAATACAGTATATGATGCTACACAAACAATGGGAGGATCTGCAAACATTGTTAAACCTAAAAACGAATGCTACAA GTACCATCTTCAAAAATATCGAGTATTTCGGAGAATGGTACAAGATCAAATAGATTACAGAGAGATTATGAGCAAAGAATTTTTATAA
- the LOC100648886 gene encoding FGGY carbohydrate kinase domain-containing protein isoform X2 gives MTTCPLEIFHPAPNFYEQSSDNIWSAVCHVVKSVVADISAEYVRGIGFAATCSLVAIDKTGSPVTVSPTGEDKQNVILWMDHRAQKEADFINEQNHEMLQYVGGKVSLEMQTPKMLWLKNNLPSSWNRAALLFDLPDFLTWKATDSESRSLCSLVCKWNYSAGPDGNNKWDEEFFEQIHLKDLKKDNWRKIGNDVRTPGHRVDQGLSAKAASELGLLKRTAVGTSLIDAHAGGLGMIGCRVPGVSPKLQSRLALICGTSTCHMIVNEKKLFVSGVWGPYFSAMVPGMWLSEGGQSATGKLLDHIIDTHPATPGILKSLSGNKHIQQYLSELLQTIADQKNLENVSYLTKDIHIWPDFHGNRSPLADPALKGMISGLSLSVDHENLALLYLATIQALTYGTKYILETLEAAGHKVETLLVCGGLSQNPLFTQIQADVLGLPVLCPIEKESVLIGAAILGSYAAGRFNTVYDATQTMGGSANIVKPKNECYKYHLQKYRVFRRMVQDQIDYREIMSKEFL, from the exons ATGACGACATGCCCACTTGAAATTTTCCACCCCGCTcctaatttttatgaacaatcaTCTGATAATATTTGGAGTGCAGTTTGCCATGTAGTAAAG TCAGTTGTAGCTGATATCTCTGCAGAATATGTACGGGGTATTGGCTTTGCTGCTACTTGTTCATTGGTAGCAATTGACAAAACAGGATCACCAGTCACAGTTAGTCCAACAG gtGAAGATAAACAGAATGTTATATTATGGATGGACCATAGAGCACAGAAAGAAGctgattttataaatgaacaGAATCACGAGATGCTTCAGTATGTAGGTGGGAAAGTATCGTTAGAGATGCAAACACCCAAAATGTTGTGGCTCAAAAATAATCTACCTTCATCTTGGAACCGCGCAGCACTGCTATTTGATCTGCCTGATTTCTTAACCTGGAAGGCTACAGATTCTGAATCAAG ATCTCTATGCTCTTTAGTATGCAAGTGGAACTATAGCGCTGGTCCTGATGGTAACAATAAATGGGACGAAGAATTCTTTgaacaaattcatttaaaagATCTTAAGAAAGATAATTGGAGGAAAATAG GTAATGATGTGAGGACTCCGGGCCATCGGGTTGACCAAGGATTGTCGGCAAAAGCTGCTTCTGAATTGGGACTCCTAAAACGTACAGCTGTGGGAACATCCCTTATTGATGCACATGCTGGAGGACTCGGTATGATAGGCTGTCGTGTACCCGGTGTATCCCCTAAATTACAAAGTAGATTAG CATTAATTTGTGGCACATCAACTTGCCATATGATAGTTAATGAGAAGAAACTTTTTGTTAGTGGCGTTTGGGGGCCATATTTCAGTGCCATGGTTCCAGGAATGTGGTTGAGCGAAGGGGGGCAAAGTGCAACTGGAAAATTACTCGACCATATAATTGATACCCATCCCGCAACGCCAGGGATTTTGAAAAGCTTAAGTGGCAATAA ACACATACAGCAATATTTGTCTGAATTATTGCAAACGATAGCTGATCAAAAGAATTTGGAAAATGTTTCATACTTAACAAAAGATATTCATATATGGCCTGACTTTCACGGAAATCGATCTCCTTTAGCTGATCCGGCTCTGAAAGGGATG ATTTCAGGACTCTCTCTATCCGTTGATCATGAAAACTTGGCACTATTATACTTGGCAACGATACAAGCTTTAAcg taTGGTACGAAGTATATTTTGGAAACGTTAGAAGCTGCCGGCCACAAAGTAGAGACTTTATTAGTTTGCGGTGGTCTAAGCCAAAATCCACTATTTACCCAAATACAGGCGGATGTATTAGGTTTACCTGTACTATGTCCTATAGAAAAAGAATCAGTACTGATAGGAGCTGCGATTCTTGGATCCTATGCAGCTGGAAGGTTCAATACAGTATATGATGCTACACAAACAATGGGAGGATCTGCAAACATTGTTAAACCTAAAAACGAATGCTACAA GTACCATCTTCAAAAATATCGAGTATTTCGGAGAATGGTACAAGATCAAATAGATTACAGAGAGATTATGAGCAAAGAATTTTTATAA
- the LOC125385184 gene encoding LOW QUALITY PROTEIN: ribonuclease P/MRP protein subunit POP5-like (The sequence of the model RefSeq protein was modified relative to this genomic sequence to represent the inferred CDS: substituted 1 base at 1 genomic stop codon) — protein sequence MVRFKNRYIIFEITVGDKSNKPLQLKTTVLHNAIQQKVXQLYGDFGVAAIKAGFSAKYCNIHTKIALVKTRHGPHKFLLKAIPIINDIAGRLVSVKILYVGATLKHCFLFIKRYQQQKLEKVWGTLKTETERKNMENALMTLTPAMKDCT from the exons atggtTCGCTTTAAAAacag atacataatatttgaaataactgtTGGTGATAAATCTAACAAGCctttacaattaaaaactaCGGTTTTGCATAATGCTATTCAACAAAAAGTATAACAGTTGTATGGTGATTTTGGAGTTGCAGCGATAAAAGCTGGTTTTAGTG caaagtattgcaatatacatacaaaaattgCATTAGTGAAAACCAGACATGGCCCCCACAAATTTTTACTAAAGGCTATCCCAATCATAAATGACATAGCAGGACGTTTAGTATCAGTAAAAATACTTTACGTGGGTGcaacattgaaacattgtttcctctttatcaaa AGATATCAACAACAAAAGCTGGAAAAAGTATGGGGTACTCTTAAAACCGAAACAGAACGGAAAAATATGGAGAACGCTTTAATGACGCTAACTCCAGCCATGAAAGACTGTACATGA